A part of Chloroflexota bacterium genomic DNA contains:
- the dapF gene encoding diaminopimelate epimerase has translation MRFVKLQASGNDFILVDWRGQPGRDWPALARRLCHRQLGVGGDGLLLVLSSRKADLSMRLFNPDGSEAETSGNGLRCFAKYAVEAGLAPRDGVKVETRAGIKTIVPFLQRGKVARARVNMGTPRLAPKDIPADLPLDITQALDYQLKVGGRVLRASLVSMGNPHAVAFIRGDVSAFPLARLGPLVESHPLFPQRTNFEVARVVSRREIEARVWERGVGETLSCGTGASAIMVAARLLDKVAEEVSIRLPGGTLGLSWDGEGDVYLTGYVEQVFEGEIAEDWL, from the coding sequence TTGAGGTTCGTTAAGCTCCAGGCGTCGGGGAATGACTTTATCCTGGTAGACTGGCGGGGCCAGCCGGGGAGGGACTGGCCTGCCCTGGCCCGGAGGCTCTGCCACCGCCAGCTGGGGGTGGGGGGCGACGGCCTCCTCCTGGTCCTGTCCTCAAGGAAGGCCGACCTTTCCATGCGCCTGTTTAACCCCGACGGCTCCGAGGCCGAGACCAGCGGCAACGGCCTGCGCTGCTTCGCCAAGTATGCCGTGGAAGCCGGCCTGGCCCCAAGAGACGGTGTCAAGGTGGAGACCAGGGCCGGGATAAAGACCATTGTCCCCTTCCTTCAAAGGGGGAAAGTGGCCCGGGCCCGGGTGAATATGGGCACCCCCCGCCTCGCCCCCAAAGATATACCCGCAGATTTGCCACTTGACATAACACAAGCCCTGGACTATCAGTTGAAGGTGGGGGGGAGGGTCCTGCGGGCGAGCCTGGTGTCCATGGGAAACCCCCATGCCGTGGCCTTTATCAGGGGAGATGTATCGGCCTTCCCCCTGGCCCGGCTCGGCCCCCTGGTGGAGAGCCACCCCCTCTTCCCCCAGCGGACCAACTTTGAGGTGGCCCGGGTGGTTTCCCGGCGGGAGATAGAGGCCCGGGTCTGGGAGAGGGGGGTGGGGGAGACCCTCTCCTGCGGCACCGGGGCCTCGGCCATCATGGTGGCAGCCAGGCTCCTGGACAAAGTAGCGGAAGAAGTCAGTATCCGCCTGCCGGGGGGCACTCTGGGCCTCTCCTGGGATGGAGAAGGCGATGTCTACCTCACCGGCTATGTGGAGCAGGTCTTTGAAGGAGAAATAGCGGAGGACTGGCTATGA